The Elephas maximus indicus isolate mEleMax1 chromosome 19, mEleMax1 primary haplotype, whole genome shotgun sequence genome contains a region encoding:
- the RPS20 gene encoding 40S ribosomal protein S20 yields the protein MAFKDTGKTPVEPEVAIHRIRITLTSRNVKSLEKVCADLIRGAKEKNLKVKGPVRMPTKTLRITTRKTPCGEGSKTWDRFQMRIHKRLIDLHSPSEIVKQITSISIEPGVEVEVTIADA from the exons ATG GCTTTTAAGGACACCGGAAAGACACCCGTGGAACCAGAGGTGGCCATTCACCGGATTAGAATTACTCTAACCAGCCGCAACGtaaaatccctggagaagg tgtGTGCTGACTTGATTAGAGGCGCAAAGGAGAAGAACCTCAAAGTGAAGGGACCTGTTAGGATGCCTACCAAG ACTCTGAGAATCACTACGAGGAAAACTCCTTGTGGTGAAGGATCTAAGACCTGGGATCGTTTCCAGATGAGAATCCACAAGCGACTCATCGACTTGCACAGTCCTTCCGAGATCGTCAAGCAGATCACTTCCATCAGTATTGAGCCCGGGGTAGAGGTTGAAGTCACCATTGCAGATGCTTAA